The Blastomonas sp. SL216 DNA window ATGACGAGATCTATGGCAAGCTGCTGGGCATGGACCAGCAGACGATCGACAATCTGAAGGATGCTGGGGCGATCTGATTGTTCGTTCTCCGGCGAAAGCCGGAGCCCAGCGGCGGTGTCGCACTATCTGACTCCTGGGCTCCGGCTTTCGCCGGAGAACAGGTTGAGTGGCTCAGCCCTTTAGCCCGGCAAGATAGTCGAGCGCCTCGCCCTCGCGCACGACATCGGCGTACTTGGCGTTCATGTCGAACAGGTTCGCCTCGTGCGGGGCCTGGTGCCGGTCGCCACAGGCATCGGCGATGACGATCGGGATGAAGCCGTGGCTGGATGTGTCGACACAGGTCGCGCGCACGCAGCCGCTCGTCGAGAGCCCGGTGAGCAGCACCGTATCGACACCCATCGCGGTCAGCGTCGCGGCGAGCGAGGTGCCGAAAAAGGCGCTGGGATATTGCTTGGAAATCACGATCTCGTCGGCGCTCGGCTCAAGCCCTTGCGGCCATGCCCCCATCGGCGATCCGGCAACGAACACCTCGAGCAGCGGCGTCTTCTGCATGAAGCGGCCGCCATCGACCAGGCTGGGGTGATAGACGACATTGGTGTAGATGATCGGGATGCCCGCATCGCGCGCTGCATCGCGGACGCGGATGGCGCTGGCCAGTGCATCCTCGACCCCTGCAAACAGCACGCAATCGGGGTCGAAATAGGCCTGGACGAAATCGATCAGCAGCAGGGCAGGGCGCTGGCCAAAGCCGATGCGGTTGCCGAACACGCCCGCATAGTTCGATGCCGCTTCCGATTCTGTCATCGCTCACACCCCTTCTCGCCCACATTGCCCGAACGATTCGCGGGCGTGGCGTCATCGGGCTTAAGCTCAACAGGCTGGCGCGGCGGAATGCAAGCGGGCGGCTCCGACATGCGGATGAATTTGCCCGCGAAAGCCATCGAACTGCGCCGCGATCACGCGGGCATAGGGTTCGGATCCCTTGGCCAGCACCAGATCGTCACCCTCCCAAAAAAGCAGCCCGCGCCGTTCGAACTCGGTCAGCACGGCGCGGGCAGTAGGGAGGAACTCGGAATTGAGGGACGCGCGGCCCCGGCACAGCAGCGCATTGATGATGTCGCTGCGCTTCATGTCATCGGCGTTGAGCGCCACGCCGCGTGTCGGCGTCAGGCGACCTTCGCTCACCAGCTTGCGATAGGGCCCGGCATTCTTCTCGTTCTGCACGATCAGTCCGGGCAGGATGCTGATCGCGCTGGCGCCGAAGCCGAGCAGCGTGGACGCGCCATCGTGCGTGAAGCCCTGGAAATTGCGGTTCACCCGGTTCTCGCGCGCGGCAATCGCGAGCGGATCGCCGGGCAGCGCGAAATGATCGAACCCCACCGGAACATAGCCCGCCTGGGTCAGCGTCAGATAGCCATAGGCGGCCTGCTCGAAGCGCTCGCGGTCATCGGGCAGGTCGGCTGCGTCGATCCGCTTCTGCCGCGGGATCATGTCGGGCAGATGGGCATAGCCGAACAAGGCGATGCGGCTGGGCGCCAGGCGAATGGTCTGTTGCAGCGTCGCGTCCAGATCATCGAGATGCTGACCGGGCAGGCCGTACATCAGATCGAAATTGATCGCTTCGATGCCGCGCATGCGAAGCGACGTCATCGCGGTTTCGATATGGTCGAGCGGCTGGATGCGGCCGATCGCCGCCTGGATATGCGGCGCGAAGGTCTGCACGCCCATGCTTACCCGGCTGACCCGCGACGAGGCGAGCACGAGCGCCCATTCCGACGTGAAATTGCGCGGATCGATCTCGATCGAGATTTCGGGACGCGAACAATCGAACACCGTCATGATCCGATCGAGCAGCCGCACGAATTCGAC harbors:
- a CDS encoding isochorismatase family protein; this encodes MTESEAASNYAGVFGNRIGFGQRPALLLIDFVQAYFDPDCVLFAGVEDALASAIRVRDAARDAGIPIIYTNVVYHPSLVDGGRFMQKTPLLEVFVAGSPMGAWPQGLEPSADEIVISKQYPSAFFGTSLAATLTAMGVDTVLLTGLSTSGCVRATCVDTSSHGFIPIVIADACGDRHQAPHEANLFDMNAKYADVVREGEALDYLAGLKG
- the hemN gene encoding oxygen-independent coproporphyrinogen III oxidase codes for the protein MWTYHPDLLSRPVPRYTSYPTAADFGEDVGAGDYMRALDAVESGAPLSLYVHIPYCEQICWYCGCNTGAANRKHRLTDYLTALRAEIAQVAKRLGGRGRVQHIAFGGGSPNAIAPVEFVRLLDRIMTVFDCSRPEISIEIDPRNFTSEWALVLASSRVSRVSMGVQTFAPHIQAAIGRIQPLDHIETAMTSLRMRGIEAINFDLMYGLPGQHLDDLDATLQQTIRLAPSRIALFGYAHLPDMIPRQKRIDAADLPDDRERFEQAAYGYLTLTQAGYVPVGFDHFALPGDPLAIAARENRVNRNFQGFTHDGASTLLGFGASAISILPGLIVQNEKNAGPYRKLVSEGRLTPTRGVALNADDMKRSDIINALLCRGRASLNSEFLPTARAVLTEFERRGLLFWEGDDLVLAKGSEPYARVIAAQFDGFRGQIHPHVGAARLHSAAPAC